In the Salvia miltiorrhiza cultivar Shanhuang (shh) chromosome 8, IMPLAD_Smil_shh, whole genome shotgun sequence genome, GTGTCATGTTCATGATAGCCTGTACTTTATCCTTGTTTACCTCGATGCCCTGCGGGGTCACCCGATAGCCCAAGAATTTTTCCTTTCTGACCCCAAACGTACATTTATTCGGATTCAGCATCAGTCTGTGCTGTCGGATAACCCTGAACACCTCTTCCAGGTCTGACGGGTGTGAAGTGGCAGTCCTTCTTTGCAccatcatatcatcaacatatactGACATGATTCGCCCGATTTAATTTTGGAAAATTGTATCCATCATGCGTTAATACGTAGCTCTGGCGTTCTTAAGCCCAAATGGCATTCTAGCAAATCCGAAAACCCCGCAACACACCCCGAAGGCCGTGTTTGCTATGTCTTATGGGTGCATGCTGATTTGGTGATAGCCCTGAAAAGCGTCCATCATGGGTAACAACTCGCACCTGGCAGTTGAGTCGACTAACTGATCGATACGGGGCAAAGGGTAATAATCCTTTGGGCAAGCGGTATTTAAGTCTCTGTAGTCCACACACATTCTCCactatttttctttcttctcaacCATCACTGCATTTGACAGCCAAACAGGGTATTGCACTGTATTTAAGTTCCCTGATTGCTGCATCCTTTTCTGGCCTAAAATGCCTCATTTTTTAAATAACCGGCTCATTTGCTGGGTCGACGTTCAAGCGATGCTCCGCTAGGGTTCGGTCAATCCCTTGTAGATCCGTTGTGGTGAAAGCAAACACGTCGGCGTTGCGACGTAAGTATTCTATCACTTTCTTATCCAGTGCTGGAGACATCTCAGTTCCCACCCGAGTGGTGAAACCTATCTTTCCCGGGAATAACTCCACTAACATACATCTGTCGTCAGTCGAAATCATTGGTTGCTTTTCGGGGGACCTCCCGATTTCCTCTATCTCAGCTTGTTCGGTTGTGTTCCCCAAGCTACCTCCAGCTCTGGCAATCTTCTCCGCTGGCCCTCCTTGCAAACTTTGCATTCTTTTAGACCCAGCCTGGGCCGTTAAGCTTTTGACAAAGCACTCTTTTGATGTAATCTGATTCCCGACCACTTCCCCAATCCGACCATTTTCAAGCGGGAACTTCATCTTCAGATGGTACATGGAGATCACGGCATGAAAGGCATTCAGCGCTGGCCGCCCAATGATGATATTATAACTTGGTTTCGGAAAGTCCACCACCAAAAATTTAAGGATACGAGTTCGCGAAGCCCCTTCTCTTCCCCACGTCATCGGCAGCTCCAAAGATCCTAGCGGTAGAATAGATTCTCCCGTAAAGCCATACAATGGGTTGCCTGGCGGCTTCAGGGTGGCGTCTAGGGCCATGGCTGTCAAAtagtatttgtaaattatattcaCAGCGCTGCCTGAATCTACAAATATGCGGTGCACAGTGCAATTCGCCACATCTGCAGAGAAAACTAAAGCATCATCATGTGGgtgtgtatatgtatatgtatatgtatatatatatatgtatatcacaTACTTAATAacatttgaatattttatataagtAAAACTTTTTTTAATATGAGAAAAAATTTGTGTGAGATTGAGCCTATTGTAATCTCCAAAGAAATTATGAATAATTATGAAGATTTTGAGTTTATTAATTTTAAGCATAATTGTATTTTTTAGACGATTTTAAGTATAATTGTTAAGTGccaattataatttattcactctcaatcatagaatatttttactatatttgaTTAGTTATTTGGTGAATATATTTGGAAGATGACTATCTAtatgtaattaataaatttatccacgaaaaaaaaaagtttaaaagtATAcaccatttatatatatatatatatatatatatatatatataatcttgtATATACAtacatgtatatacatatatagggggcggttattcaataaaccacccttattttaataattacgaaccaacaaaaatgcatgaattttatgtataacacgcatgaataaactgtataaaggcatgaattgcgaaaaataattttttgctacctttgggattcgaactcaggaccatgaatttatccaacaaggtgatgaatcaaccgtagatcttgatgatctaagggctgaaaatggttcctaatttatatcttaagaagcgttcttattttagccttcccatatatatatatatatatatatatatatatatatatatatatatatatatatacatacatacttgTCTTACTCCAATTGTTGATCGAGTAATATGTTCTTCTGTTGTGAAATTCAAAAATTCGTTTATATATTCAAGAACGGCTGTGCTACTACAAAAATTTTGACGCTTGATTCGATgtttaaaaaatttagaaatttagaaattaattatttttaaataaaatatattttcgacaaattacataaataaaaaatataaaagtaagacaatatatatatttgttctttaaaaaaaaattgtatataaatgATAATGAAATGCAGTTCAATTGATAAGACGCTTCTCATCCAATCTTAAAATCAATGGATCCACTCATGTGTGCAtgtgtttttaaaattttaaaaaatgtatacatATGCAAGGATAATGTACGAAATCTTGAACCCTCCGCCTTTTACAAAATATTGACTTCTTTGTCTATAATTAATAAACATTaagaattataaattatatttaataaagtatagTTTATTTTCGTCAAGttacgatattaaaaaaatacaaaactaataaaaaaaaatatggcaATAGTATGGCATGGAGAGAGTCActtgtatttaaaaataaaacttcgGATTTGCAACTATTCCAATTGAAACTGTATGTTAATTCGTagctttaaaataaattaaagtaaagcatgttaattaacacacaaaaataataatagattCATGcatatcatcaaaataaatagaTCCATGTGTGTTCACAAAATACATTATAAGCTAGTCAAACTTCTCATTGAAAATACAAAgttatttaatgaaattaatgttcccaataatatatatacatatttaattaatatattaaaattataaaatgaaaaatacataaaGGATAAAAAtggagtaaatatataaaactatccactttcatattgtaaagataaaaattgtccactaagataaaaataataaaaactgtccactttttgattgaaaagacggAAATAACCctcactttaaaataataaaaaatatccactCACTTCtatccctctctcctctctctctcttcaccttcacgtcactctctctctatctcactaCCGCCACCACCTCTCCCTCGTAGcatcctccgccgccgccgcctccaccatctCTCTCGGCGTCGGAAATCCGCGCCACCAGAAGCTCCTCCGCTCAGCGAGTCGAGATctgctccatctctctctcggcgTCGAAAATCAGCCACCTCGTCACCTCTGCCATCTCCTGCTTCACCCCCGCCGCTCCGCCGTCACTCAATCTCCGCAGCGCCGCACAGCAACCACCACCGCGGCGCctctttctatctctctctctctcaattctgACTTGGAGAGCTTCGCCAACAACAACGAGATCTCGTCGACAATGATCGACAGATCTGGACATTTTGGAGCTCGACAATGGTGGCTGGGCAGATATGGCGCGGCCGTGAGCTGCCCACTGAACGGCAGATCTGGCGCAGGCGATAGAGGATGGGGTCGGACGGCGGTGGGTGGCGTGGGGTCGGACGACGGTGGGTGGGGTGTTGTCTTCGACATCTTGCTCCAGATCTGGAGAGTCAGCGGCTGTTGTCTTCCAGCTTCCTCCTCCGCGAGGCCCGCGTGGACGCCGCCGACCTCCGCCTCCTCGCCTGCAGCGTGGAGCAGCAGCTTCGCCCCGCTCTCTACTTCCTCCAGGGCATAATCGGCATCGAGGACATCAACAAAtccacttcctcttcctcaaaTCCATCGTCTGCTGCATATCCTCCTTCGATGCCGAGTCTGCAGCCCCGATGAATTCGACGATATTCCACTCGATGAATCCATGGCAGCAGCagagattcaatttttttttcttgtgttgGTGATTGGAAATTTATATTACATGTGCTTGGTTGAAATGAAAACTTTTAGTTATTGtaagaaataaaatgaataatatttttttagcgATGATTTGTGGATTTTATTAAAGAGATTTGATCGATTGAAAGAGAAACATATTTTggataattgattaatgttcttgaattcacaaccaaatttatgaattcacaacataatattcttgaattcacgctcagatctatgaattcacaaccaactcgatgaattcacaatttaatattcttgaattcacaacgagatctatgaattcacaaccaaaataaattctagttttagttgtgaatccaaactttaaaaactcaaattcacaactatttgaattcacaaccaaaataaattctagttgtgaattaaattctgattgtgaattttactggttgtgaattcccaACTAAAAAAATTCTTGCTAtgtattaaattttggttgtaaatacacaaccaaaaaattcttgttgtgaattcgactgtttagggtttagattgggtttagggtttagggtttagggtttagtttttagggtttagggttcagttcagtttcagttcagttgtgaattcacaactagggtttaggtttaggtttagggtttagtgtttcatttcaattcagttgtgaattcacaatcgtaacaattcacaactagggtttagagtttagattgggtttagggtttaggttttagggtttagggtttagtttttagggtttagggttcagttcagtttagttcagtttcagttcagttgtgaattcacaactagggtttaggtttagggtttagtgtttcagttcagttgtgaattcacaatcgtaacaattcacaactagggtttaggtttagggtttagattgggtttagggtttagggtttaggttttagagtttagggtttagtttttagggtttagggttcagttcagtttcagtttcagttcagttgtgaattcacaactagggtttagggtttagggtttcagttcagttgtgaatttaatgtttcagttcaattcagttcagttcagttcagttgtgaattcataatcgtaacaattcacaactagggtttaggtttagggtttcagtttagttgtgaatttaatgtttTAGTTCAAtttagtttcagttcagttcagttcagttgtggatttagtgtttcagttcagttgtgaattcacaatcgtaacaattcacaactagggtttaggtttagggtttagggtttcagtttagttgtgaatttaatgtttcagttcagttcagttgtgaatttagtgtttcagtttagttgtgaattgtgaattcaaactttaaaaactcaaattcacaactacttgaattcacaaccaaaataaattctagttgtgaattaaattcaggttgaattcgactgattgtgaattcacaaccaacataaatctggttgtgaattaaattttggttgtgaattcgtttgttgtgaattcacaaccaaaaaattctagttgtgaattaaattttggttgtgaattcgactggttgtcaATTAAATTTTgactgtgaattcgactagttgtgaattcacaaacaaaaaattctggttgtgaattctcaattcacaaccagtgtgaattcatttggttgtgaattcacactggttgtgaattgcgggattttttaaaggggagatgtaaagtggacatttttttaatttttaatgtgaagggtattttggtaacagtggatattttttatctttataatatgaaagtggccattttaaaaattcactcATAAAAAtgtcttttatatttaattttaattaatttttaaatttgatccggatcaaattgatccaaatagCAAGGTCCTTAACTTAATTATCCAACTAACAAAGTAAACAACCAAGAAACTAACAAATACATTATTCAATTAAAGAGCCATATTTGGTTTTCAATTATAAATTTCCACGATATCAAATTCGTATGGTAAGTTGCCAAAATCACGAGAGATAGCAATAACAAAATCTGAAtaaatccgaaaaaaataataataacccTACCTTTTAAGGACAAACAATTCTAAACGTGCAAGAATTAGATAAGAAAAAGGGAAATCATAATCAAATACTTAGAAACAATCCAAATAAAAGTGGGATAATTATTGCAAGTCAAATCCTAGTCAAACTAAGTCTGCTAAACAAAACACAACTCGGAAACGATTAAGTTCTCTGCTATATAATCTCGCGGCCCCAACCATTATTTACTTCATCAATCTCATACTTCTCTCACTGCCTAGATTTCCTCTCGCTTCCTTAAAGAATTTTCGACTCTTTTGTTGGGATAATAAAAGAGGAAACATGTTGGTTTATCAGGATCTTCTCTCAGGTATTTTTCTCATCACCTTTCTAAAGATTGAATCATGGGATTTCTTCATTGCCTTTTATTTCATCAATTGCGCGTGCTTAACTTTGTGATGGGCTTCGTTTCTGCCTCAAGATTGAATCTTTATTCGTGATGAGTTAGTGATGCTTTGTTGTTGGGGTAGTTTGATCAGTGAGGGAATTTCAAGATTACATTGAAAATGGGCTTAATCATTGAAACGGGCTGGCTCTTGTTGAGTGTatgtaataattaaaatatgaaacaCATATTTggtaattttatgtttttatttaaataaaaaaattggacaTTTGTGTTTTAAGTTTGAAGTTGTTTGAATTAAAGATGATGTTATTATATCACAATTGTAATATGTTGCAAAAAGTGTTGAGCAAATTAATCTGGTTTGAAAGGTTTCCTAAGCAATGGAAGTTGATTCATGATCTGATTAGTTTGGTTATTAGCTAACGCTGCTAAATTAATATTGCAGGCGATGAGCTTCTCTCTGACTCATTCCCGTATAAGGAAATAGAGAATGGGATGCTGTGGGAAGTAGAAGGGAAGGTATAGTATAAATTAATGATCATATAATACACCCATACTATAAATGAATTTTGTGTGATTAGTGAGAAATCTAAGAGAGGTTTTGTTTGGTATGTGTAGTGGGTCATTCAAGGGGCCGTTAACGTCGATATTGGGGCGAACCCTTCTGCTGAAGGTGGTGACGAAGACGAAGGTGTTGATGATCAAGCTGTCAAGGTTGTGGACATTGTAGACACTTTCCGGCTTCAAGAGCAGCCTCCTTTCGACAAAAAACAGTTCATAGCATACGTGAAGAAGTATATCAAGAACTTGACCCCGAAGCTTGAACCTGAGAAACAAGAGCAGTTCAAGAAGGGCATTGAAGGAGCTACAAAATACCTTGTCTCAAAGCTAAAGGACTTTCAATTGTAAGTAGATTCAGCTTTTCCTTTAGCTATAGTAGCTACAATTCTGCAATGTTTTTCTGCAGTGAACACAAACCATATAAGCATATAATATTTTGTTTCATTGCAGCTTTGTTGGGGAAAGCATGCACGATGACGGGACAATGGTGTTTGCATACTACAAGGAAGGCGCGACTGATCCGACTTTTCTGTATTTGGGTTATGGCTTGAAGGAGGTCAAGTGCTAGCTGATGAAGCAGAAGTTCATGTTTTGATTATATTCATAGTTAATATTAGGCTAGATCAGTTTAATTTGGGTTTAACTACGTAGTtctatttttaagttttaatgatTTTGTTGGATTTTTTGAGTTGTGCTGTTTTAGTTGATAATCAAAGTTTACTATTAGCTATATCTTGTGTCATGCATCTGGCTGAAATTCCATATTTAAACCATGATTCAAGCCAAAAATTAAGAACAAAACACGATAACAACAATTCCAATTTTAAATGTTGTAATCAGTTGCGTTGCTTTGATTGTGAGACTAACAAAACAGAAATTTTATTGTTTCCTAGCGTTGCGTGAGGTGTGAGTTTGTGAATAAAAATTGCTCCACTTGTGACCCTTAATTATACAAAATTAGGTGCGCAACAAAAAGGTTTTAACAATTCGTTGTGCAACTGCAAATTCCAAAAATATGGTTGCATTTGAATTCAGCATTTTAAAATCCTTATCAATCTTTCAGCCCAAATGCAACTAGCATATAACATGGCTCTtagtttatttctttctaactggagaattaatttcaattttagttAACAAAAACGATGCATGTCAGCCCAATAAAAAGATGCATGGGCTATCAGATTTTTTAAGCCGATTAGTTCCCGTTTTATTCACTATAGCcacttatttaaaataatagttatatataattataatttatcaattaataGCCTATAGCCCATCGTGTTTTCAGCTTCCTCCAAATTACAACTGCTGTgatgcaattttaattaaatgcatCAGTCTTCGAGTTGGATAATAGCAAGTGATAAGATGTTGCTAACAATGAGGGTATGAGAAAAGAGGTTAATTTCATCAAGGTCCTCTAAACAGCAATCGCGATTGTTTGATGTGATCAACTATAATTATTTCTCTTCGAGATGGAATATTTATATACTATTGGATGCTTAGATTCTTTAACTTTGGTTCCTTTAACAAAACTAGGTTTTGTTTGCAACAAACAATTCGTTCAGCAACtgcaaaaatctaaaaatatggTTGCATAAAATCCATATCAATCTTTCAACCCAAACACAACAAAGATCAACGGGAAACAAAACATATGAATACTTTACATCCCTAAGGTATACACAGATGATATGTTTTTAGAGAATTTCAAGCCAATTGGCATATAAACTGCGGCGCCCCAAACAAAAATGAGAGTGAGGTGTGGGGATACAATACAGAAACGGAAACAAAATCATCGTTGGCGAATTTGGAAAATACTACAGTATACAACATTCAACCTTGAACAACCATTTACTTCTTCTTTTCCACTCCCAAGCTCTTTTGGATATCTCTTTTGAGGCTGAACTGTGTGGTGTTATGCCATGGGAATAAGGTCCGTGTAACAGGAAGCTTCCTCCGGAGGTCCTAGAACGCAGACACAAAAGCATCTCAACTTTCTCAGAAATCACTCGGGATTCAAACAATTTGAAGCTAAAACCGACAGTTTGAGATGGCATCATCTATTTGACTGTGAATTTGCAAGGAAAAACATGTGTACGTAGAACATCTAATAAGTGGAAAACTAACACAACAACAACGAAAAGCAGCCTAAAATGGAATGACGGGAGCAGGGAATGAGTTCGTCACAAGCTACAGGTCGACTTCAGGAAGCATGACATGAAGAAAAAATGGCTCATGGAATTAAACAACTTCATTTACATTTGTCAATAATAAGGAATTGCTCAAAGGCTAACTGTTTGGAAGATATCCAAGAGAGTACCTTGAAGGTGGCGTCAGGCAAATTTGAATATGATGTCTGCCAATACAATAGATTTAGTAAAAAGAAATTTTAGACAATAAAGATACTAGACAAAAGGAAAAGAAGTGAAAACCTGAAGAGAATCTAGATACTCCGTCTCGTGGTGGCGAATAATGGTGGTCACAGAATGTGCACAGTCTTCAGGTGACTGAAGAAATCAACACATATCATCAACATTCTGTTATATTCTGCAAACCTAACCAAATGATATCTCTTTAACATCATGGTTTTTTCTCCTAATCTGCAGCTAACAAATTTAGTATCGACATTCTCAAAATCCTCTCCTGATATGGAGGAGCCATGAAGAGACTAAAAATAGATACCAAACATGATGCCCTAACTAAAATTTGTATCTCTTTCAAGAATGTATTTATAGAATATTCCACCAATGCTTTGTAAGAAATCACAAGTAATATCAAGAAATTTGGATACCCTTGAATTAAATCTGCAAAAAGCTCAATGGTGCCCTCATGATAAGGCGGACAGAATGAAacaactcaaaaaaataaaatatccaaATTCTTGAGTTAATGAGTTGCATTAATTTCTTAGACTAGAATATATGCCTAGCTAGATCATTATCACAGCAAACATAAACCAACTTCCCGAAGATGGACTAAAATGTACAGGTACCAAATTACCAATGTCCAATCTAAGCTGCCAGTAACATGACCACCCATGATTCATGAACAGAGAATATTACTGCATATTCCATTTCAAGCATTACCATAAACATAGTGGAATCTTTGCACTCATGCTTTGCATCTAACTGGACATTTCCCTCCTCAAAGTAGTGGGCGCCAAcctacataaaataaaaaattcatgttTCTccatatttctttattttcccCTTTGACACAAAAGCATGACAACAATCGGAAGATAATCTATGAATTCCTACAAAATCTAATTACATAAAGGAATGGAAGACTACCTGAAGTTTACCTCTAACTTCCACAAATTGTGCCTCATCCTTGAATTCCAAATTCCATATTGACCGCCAACTTCCATTGCTAGACAAACCAATGGAAGTGTAAGAAGAAAGACAAGCAAGAATCGAGATCTTATAAGGATCGTGTCTCCGTAGGATGACTTTTCCAGGGAGGAATCTTCCGTCGCATACAGCATATCTAGTCATACTATAAATATAATaccaaacaaacaaacaagCTGACATGCAAATGTTCAATTAGTAAGTGGATTTCTCCCCATTACCCATGTACCACTATGTTCCTAACTTTTTCTTGTTAAAAGTCTGTAATAATATGAGCAGTTATTTTGTGAATTAGTTCCAGCGGCTAGATTTCAGAAGTTGTCACGATTGTCCAGATAAGATTAGAACTTAAAATTAATGGCCAGAACAGAACATTATTCAGAAGATACATCTCCAATATCTTCTTTGACTCagatattactccctccgtccaccaaaaaagtACCCAGTTCAaaatggcacgagttttaataaaatggttgagtgtgttgtgagtggaataagggtcccactttattgtgagtggtaaaacttaccaaaaatagaatgGGTACATTTTTCATGGACGGACACAAATGGCAAACTGGGTACCTTTTtagtggacagagggagtataaagtACATGGAATTACGCAGAATATCTCCGCTCATCAAAATGACTTTTGACAGTAATCATTTTCCACTATCTCTCCATAATAAAGCATGAAACGTGCTGTAAGTCTATGCCTCATCCAAGCACGTCTAGAACTTGCTGAGGCAGAAAAACCATAGATGAGCTCAAAAagatttaatttattagttGCCTGCTATAATTATATCACTGAGCTCCGTACACCCACTGCACTAATACACGAAACATGTTTGTCTCAGCAAAAAGAAAGCGCAAAACTACATCCTCAGTTGAAAGCTCTTAATGTATCCAGCATGAAGAAAAATTTTTAAATTGCAAGGTGATTCaactaaatcaaaaacacaATAAGTGCTACCACATCGTAGTGTCTTTCAATGAGTCCGAAAACGAGAAGACTCCAACCACCTGAAGTAGTTTTACAAAGTTGTACCAAAATTTTATTGGACACTTAGAATTTGAAAATTTGACCATGAATGGCGCACAGCGAAGCAGCCCCCAATAGACCAGCAACTCCCATCATATGAAACGGGTTGTGTTAGTAATGTTCAGTAGATTCCTGAACCCCTTGTAAAAACTAGTGATATGTTTATCAGTTTAAATCTTTGTAACTTTCAATACAAAGAGAATGGAGAACTAATTTCAATTATAGTTAACAAAAAAGATGCAACATATTACAAGTAGCTGCAAGAATAAGAAATAGGAATGCACCATATATGAGTACATTGCAGTACTGAGAACTGAACTTACCAGAAATTCTGGGGGCTCAGTCTAGCAGCGGAAATTACCACAACAAGCTCAAAATCCATGCCTGGTTCTTCAACATCTTTCCCGTTAACACAATAAACAGAACAGATTCCTTTCGGGTACGCTTCACTAACATACTTTGTAACTTCTACATCCAAGGAATACCTGCACAACAAACGTCAGTAAAACAAGGCTCCTACAAGTGATGCCATAAAAGATCATTTTGAATCCTACTTCTAGCTAATTAAGTAGGTTCAGATTTAGGTTTCACCATCTGCTAGATGACTGAGCTACACGATAGCCTTTTTATTTCTGAACCAGAAAACCAAATTTAGCAACAGGAAAAACACCAAAGCATACCGATATTCCTCAATATATGGTGACGGGAACTCTTCATCGTTTGCAGGTCGAGCACGTCCACAGACCTGAATTAACACAGAATTCTATGACGTGAAAATAGAAAAAGTTGTGATGGGACTCATTTACACCATACTCATTAGTATGAATAAACAAGTCGTAGCGTGCTTTATGCTTTGCTGAGCTAAGTTCAGTTATGAAAACACTATTCCTTCCAACCCCAGTTCCCGAAAACAAAGGCTCAATAGATGAAGAATCATGGTGATTATTAAACATGTGAATTAGGAAGATGGTTGTCAATGCAATCTTAGCATCACTCACATAAAAAGAAGATACAAACATAATCCAAAATCTATACCACCTAGATGTATTATCTTCAATGGACTGTAATGCAATCAAAGTAGCCGTAGGAACCTATTATCTGCCAAATTGTACGTATGGAAGATATTCATGAAATATATTCATTGTGAGCTTCTAGTTTGGTTCGCGGGTGTTGCGATTTAGCATACAATGTTACTTTTGATCATAATCACAACAACAAaacaaatcatcatcatcatctactCGAGAAAACTTTATGAATTGAGCTTAAGAACTTCCATTGAACAGTCAAAAATTTGCTGTAAGCCAAAAATAGTCAATCTAGCAACTTCACTGAACAATTTTTGGTTCCTCTGGTGAGGGTTTCTTTGATCTAGAACTAGACTGCTAAACTAAATTTGAAGTTAAATGCACCAGAATATCAGATGATGCCATGCACCCGTTCAACATGATGGCAGTATTTAAGGCACTCATCATCAAATAACTGAAGTGACAGACAGACAGACCTAATCATGTTGACAATAGGATGTGATAATTTGGCACATTTAAAGATGAGTCTAAGTCGCTTTAAAAAAAAGGATGAGTCTAAGTCCTGAAAATGCATTATATAAACAACTGAACATACCTGTTTCACATGGTCAACAATCGCAACTTGAGCAGTCCTAGGATCAAGATACTCATTCTCACCAATCTCGTTAAATGGTGTAACCATAACCTGATAACATAAAAGACAAATACAGTATAAAAATGTGAAAAGGAAGTCCTCTTTCTGACTCAATAACCTTAGAGCCTACTCACACAAGGGAAAATGAGTACCCACAAATATCTGAATAATAGTTTCAAGTGCATTTGACACGAAGTCCTATTAATTATATAGATAAAGTAATAGAATTCTGGTTTCCACATAAAGCTGTATAAAAGCTAGAGAAGCTTGTCTGTTTAAACTGCCGCTGTTTCCGAACATTGTACACCACAAACCATGCTGCTTAGAGTAAATTTTAGG is a window encoding:
- the LOC130996882 gene encoding translationally-controlled tumor protein homolog produces the protein MLVYQDLLSGDELLSDSFPYKEIENGMLWEVEGKWVIQGAVNVDIGANPSAEGGDEDEGVDDQAVKVVDIVDTFRLQEQPPFDKKQFIAYVKKYIKNLTPKLEPEKQEQFKKGIEGATKYLVSKLKDFQFFVGESMHDDGTMVFAYYKEGATDPTFLYLGYGLKEVKC
- the LOC130996873 gene encoding F-actin-capping protein subunit alpha-like, yielding MSDEEETQLTDEQKIEIAKWFLLNSPAGEIQYIAKDIKAVLQDETLYSTAAAEAFPLYNKSHMICLDFPDRSGEVMVTPFNEIGENEYLDPRTAQVAIVDHVKQVCGRARPANDEEFPSPYIEEYRYSLDVEVTKYVSEAYPKGICSVYCVNGKDVEEPGMDFELVVVISAARLSPQNFCNGSWRSIWNLEFKDEAQFVEVRGKLQVGAHYFEEGNVQLDAKHECKDSTMFMSPEDCAHSVTTIIRHHETEYLDSLQTSYSNLPDATFKDLRRKLPVTRTLFPWHNTTQFSLKRDIQKSLGVEKKK